The Setaria viridis chromosome 9, Setaria_viridis_v4.0, whole genome shotgun sequence sequence CTCCTTTTTCCAGTGTTGAATGTGTGGGTGGAAGCCAAGGCAGCCAAGTCAGCTTCATTATCCTCATTTCAGCACTTTTGGCCCAGCTTCATTATCCTCATTTCAGCACTGGGCGGGCACTGACGGACAAAAATGGGCCACCCAACAGCTCTTCTGATAGATAGCTGATGACTTGGCCTGTTTCTGCTCGTTTTCCTGGGTTGAGATTCAATGTATGTCAACTTAACAATCTCAGTTGCATCAAGAGATGAGATGTTTCTGATCGAAAATGCAAACAGCAAGTGGAAGCAGAGTAGCTACATTAGTCAGCTGCAACTACACAAATTTGCCACAGTAAAAAGAACCAAAGCTGCAAGACTCAGGCACATCGGATTGATGCCAGTAAAGACTTTGAACATCAACCGTTCAAAATACAAACATATGGATACCATGAAACAAAATTTCCAGGTTACATAATTTGATGAGGCCATGATAAGCATATACAACATCTGCTACAATTATTGAAGGCTACTAAGCCTTTGGAGCTGGTTTCACTAATCCTAACCCAGAACCACTCCCCAAATGCTTGAACTCCCTTGCCTCCAAGCGTTCATCGTGCGCAGCAAACCCAGTTCCTCCTTTCTCCAAAGTAACCAGATTCCTCTCCTTAAATGGTTTGTTGCACTCCAAGCAAACTTTATCCTTTAGTAGAAACTTGTCAGAGCACTTCTTGCAGAAGACATGGCCACAGGTGCTGATTGCCACCAGGGTCATGGTGTTTGTGAGGGTAGACATGCAACTAGGGCACATGTAGCTCTTTTCCACTGACTTCTTCCTCTTTTGGTCACCATTTTCCTCAGTGAACGAGATAGGGAATAGCGATTTCAACTTGAGCTTTTCCTGCCCCTCAGGGCAGATAGTGTCAGTGGAGGGGGCATCTACCTTGACCGTAGCTTCAGGAGTAGCTGAAGGGAGCCAAAATGCCTTCATGTTGCGGAGGGCTTCCTCTTCAAAGGAAGTAACCTTCACACTGTTTGCTCcatgaaacccattcttgtctTGGGAGCCACTGCGATCATGGTACTGGGGAACAGCTCCATGGTTTTGCTGATCAAAGGCGTCCAACTCCTTAGCCTTCTGCAGAAtcagcttctcctcctcctcttccttctcttgcTTTTTCTGGGCCTCATGAGCTGCTAGCTTGCTGGAAGAACAAGAGTAAACACTCAGTATTCAGTTCAGTAGCTCAATTACAAAGCAGATAGTTTAGGGGCAACTACAGCATTTTTGGCGTCCATCATGAACATCAACAGGAATTCTAGGTAAGGCAACTACAAGAAGGGAATTAATCTGACAGCCAGTGGTCGATGGACAGGCAACATGAACTTCAACAAACAAACATATATTTGCTGACAGAGTGAGAAATGGCAAGGGTCACAAGTATGGATGCTGAAACTATACTGCATGCATTGCATAGAAGAGCATGAATGAATAAATATACAGTACAGATCCAAGAAAGATAATTTATCCTAAGTACAGGCGTGAGCTTGCACAACCAAATCGAACTAAGGTGAGACGATGTTGGCCTAAAATTCATGGTTGACCTTAGCTTAATATCCTCACAAAAACTATCAGCCACCTGCGCCTTACGGCACTGACATACTAGCCTGACAATTCTTCCCGCAAATACGCTGCAATCTCCTCTCCACGCCACTATCGCCTACCCTCCTTCTCTAATCAACTACTCCACCTCAACTCCTTAAAGCAAGTAGGCAATCAACACCCATATAGAGAGGTAAAACCGTGCAGTGTCGCCACCTACCGCTTGATGTCCTTCTTCTGGGCGAGGAGGCACTCGAGGATGCACTCCTTGCAGAAGGCGTGGCCCTTGGGGCAGCAGTGCGGGTCGATGAGCGGCTTGAGGCAGAGGCAGCAGGCGTCGAAGGGCTTGATCGAGTCCTTCCCCAGGCGCTCCCGCTGCGTGCCGTACCCGAGCTTCCGCTTCTCCTCGTACGTGAAGAAGGCGAGGTCATTGTTGTTCTTCGAGTGCCGCTGCGGCATCTTCGCTCGTGCCTCGGCTCGGCTCCTACTCCGGGAGGGTTCGTGGGATCGGCCGGCGGAGGTAGGCTTCGCACGCTTGGAACCCTAGATTTGTTTGACGGGGACGAGGGCGATGGTGAAGACGGAGAGGAAGCGGTAGTGAGGTTTGGCTCCGTGTCTGGGTCAGGCTCGGTCGCTCGGAGGGCCCATGTATTTTGTGGGCCAAACACGCGGCCTTGTAAGCACACGGCCCAATGGCGTGTTTTCATGGGCCGAACACGATAGTTTAGCTTTGAGCCAGCCCGCTTTGGGAGCATGATGAACAAACCGAACTGTCCCGCTTCATACCCACAGTCCCACACTCTGATGTCTGATCCAACTAGCCAATTTTACTTGTGTATTGTGAAGTTCTGATCCCAACCGTACAGCACGGCTGTTACCATCATACTCCTACGTACAAGGTATTTACTCTTTTATTAAACTAGCAAAATATCCGTGTGTTGCTAcggtaaaagatcaattgtgtttttcaaactaatgatatttttttattttcatcactaaatttttattccaGTTATTGGATGCCTACACATTTAATAGAAAATCAAAAGAATTTTGACTTCATTATTTccttcaactcaaatacccattaaattaaaatattttttgagGGTTAAATCAGCTTTTGATGGTCACCGATgtggggctctttagtcccggtgggtaatatcaaccgggactagtAGTCCCTGTTGTCCCTCAAGAATCTGGTGGGACATTTTGTCCCGATTGTaactaccaatcgggactaaaggggacctttaATCCCGATTTGTGCCCCTCCACCCCACACACACATTGCACGCGCCCCactttctctctcccctctccttaATTCCAGCGCCCAGGCCTCCTTTCTTTAATTCCGATGCCCAcaggcctcctctcctcctccctccagcccccacctcctctcctccctcccccccgctctctctctctctgccagATTCGGCCGACCCTCACTCCCTCTCCCCCAACcgaggtgggcggcgggcgcaggCCGAACGGCGCGGGCGGCCAGGGCCGGACAGGCAACTCTGGCGTGGCCGAAGCGGCTCGAGCGCGGCCAGGCggggcggccgtggcgggcggaCGGGCGGTACAAGCGGCCGGGGCACTTGGCAACTAAAGCCCTCTGACAAGTAAGACCACGAAAAAAGAGGCAGAAGCCTTGCTTTTAGGTAGAGATATAAATATTCCAATTTGTTGTTTTCTTCCTTCGTTGCTTTGCTAAATAAATGGTGTCATTCCCATGAATAAACGAACGCCTCTTTCCAATGTAGCAAAAATAAAGGCTAACATAGTAATTTGATCCGCTTTTAATCTCTATGCACAACTCTAAAATAAATGTTTGAAGTGGAGAGAATATTCTGTTgtcatttaatttgaaaattgcTTGAGAACCCGAGACGTGTAATTTTCAAGCAATTTTCAAATTAAAAGGTGCAAGGTTTGACCTGATTTCGTTTAAACGACAATAGCCAAAAGAAACTAGGCgccattcaaatccaagtcgAAGAGAACTCAAAAAAACCCAACAGTGGAGGCACGCACCCACACCGACAAACTGCGAAGAGGTTCTGCCGCGCTAGTACCAACAGGCAACAGTCCAACATCCTCCAGAACAGACTTGATCCCGTGAGCACCCAACAGAACACGACCTAGAAACTAGGGAGCATGGCCATGGCCTGCCGTCCCACGAATCACAGCAGCCTGAGCCGATTTACCTTTCCACTGCAAGGGCCTCTGCATCTGCTCGGCTACCTGACCATACTCGCCGGAACTCTGACCCTGGCTGGAGCCTGTAGCGTCCAGAACGACATCTTGCGGCGATTCTGCGATGTCCACCAGGAACATGTCAGGATCAAAGTGATCCTGGCTCGAGGAAGCGAAGCCATGGAGAGACGGCTGGACGGTGTACGCGTCCAGTGACGAGGAGAGGTTCACGTGGCCGAAGCCGCTAGACGATGCAACGCCCCAGCCAGTTCCGGTCCGGGCATGTTGCCCCAGCATCGCCGTGTTACCGAGAGGCCtgaacgcggcggcgggagcaagGACCtggctgcggccggcggcggcgaacgcaTCAGGCCGTGCGACTCTGGAGCATGATGCCCCAGGAAGCATCGTCATCTGGGCGTTTCTTGCCTGCAAGTCGGCGAGCAGCATCCTCGCCTGGTTCCTCGCCTCGTCCCTTTCTTGCATCGTTCTCCTTGCTAGTGCGCCCAGATTCCAGATGGCTTCATCAGCCTCTGCGGACAAGGCGAGGACCTTCTGCCTCTCCAATCTGGCCCAGCCGAGCTCTTCCTCCAAAAGTCGACACTCCTGCAACACAGGACGGGCAAGGGAAAAGCTGTTTAATCTACTACGGAAATCGCGCAAGAAATACTAAATCTATTGGGAATTTCACAAACAGTTTGCAGTTTGCCTAAATAAATCCTTTGATCTTGCTGTGTAAGTTGTACCACAAGATTTTATCTCAATGCATCGAGGCAAACAGGGCAATTTCTCTCATCTCaagaggaaaaaggaagaagaaatgaTGGAGCGAGTAAAGAGAGGAACGAACCTCTGTATCGCTGGTCGACGAAACATGGTCCACGAGACTCTGCTCCTCTCTGCTGTTCTGCATCTTATTctttccctctcctctctttcttcaGCTGATCTATGAACAGGTCTCCATATCATCCTCTTATCTACGCCAGTTTCCTCATATGAGATTCCGCCACAGAAACTGACACAAGGGACATGGAGTACTGCAATATCTCGCGTTAAAAGAATGGAAAGCACGTTACAAATAAGGAATATGTGGATCCTCAAGATACATACCATGCTAGCAAACCTCTTAATGCTTATGGTTTTTGACTTGCCATGTATATGTGTCAGGAATGGGAAACAAATTGAACATCGCATGCAGCTTTCCTTGGACACGAAGCCCTCACAGCATTGATCAGTTTTTGTTAATGAGGATTGATCAGAA is a genomic window containing:
- the LOC117839005 gene encoding E3 ubiquitin-protein ligase CSU1, producing MPQRHSKNNNDLAFFTYEEKRKLGYGTQRERLGKDSIKPFDACCLCLKPLIDPHCCPKGHAFCKECILECLLAQKKDIKRKLAAHEAQKKQEKEEEEEKLILQKAKELDAFDQQNHGAVPQYHDRSGSQDKNGFHGANSVKVTSFEEEALRNMKAFWLPSATPEATVKVDAPSTDTICPEGQEKLKLKSLFPISFTEENGDQKRKKSVEKSYMCPSCMSTLTNTMTLVAISTCGHVFCKKCSDKFLLKDKVCLECNKPFKERNLVTLEKGGTGFAAHDERLEAREFKHLGSGSGLGLVKPAPKA
- the LOC117840431 gene encoding uncharacterized protein, which gives rise to MQNSREEQSLVDHVSSTSDTEECRLLEEELGWARLERQKVLALSAEADEAIWNLGALARRTMQERDEARNQARMLLADLQARNAQMTMLPGASCSRVARPDAFAAAGRSQVLAPAAAFRPLGNTAMLGQHARTGTGWGVASSSGFGHVNLSSSLDAYTVQPSLHGFASSSQDHFDPDMFLVDIAESPQDVVLDATGSSQGQSSGEYGQVAEQMQRPLQWKGKSAQAAVIRGTAGHGHAP